The nucleotide sequence AAATCAGGGGAAAGATGCTAGGAAGCCCGATCCAAGTCGCTGGTTGTCTGGCCGATGAGATGTTCGATCTGTCGAAACAGTCGATCGAAGTCAACGGGCTTGGGATGAAAGTCATCACATCCCGCGGCTTTGGCGCGTGCGGCATCGCCTGGCAAGGCATACGCCGTCAGGGCAATCACCGGGGTTTGCTGGTTCGGGGCAGCGGCGCGGATTTGCACGGTGGCTTCGATGCCGTCAAGTTCTGGCATGTTGATGTCCATCAAGATTAAGGACGGGGCCGACTGGGCCGCCGCCAGCACTCCTTCGACGCCGTTACCAG is from Crateriforma conspicua and encodes:
- a CDS encoding response regulator — encoded protein: MPTILIVEDHDDIREMIARRMEKHGFSVVTAGNGVEGVLAAAQSAPSLILMDINMPELDGIEATVQIRAAAPNQQTPVIALTAYALPGDAARAKAAGCDDFHPKPVDFDRLFRQIEHLIGQTTSDLDRAS